A section of the Spirosoma pollinicola genome encodes:
- a CDS encoding Crp/Fnr family transcriptional regulator encodes MEKLRAFLLDSGFNEEQLALITQQFTRRVLTKGDFYLQEGQISLQLGFVEQGLFQFFCLREGEEITTYTTGPGGFVVSLGSFLRQQPTRESIRALTDSVLWVIPKPAFDQLRRAIPYFETFYIGLLEYQINCIDQSRFNLLTLTAEERYQKLLDEEPRLLQEVPLQYLASMLGMTPRHLSRIRGQVR; translated from the coding sequence ATGGAAAAGCTAAGAGCTTTCTTACTTGACAGTGGTTTCAATGAGGAACAACTAGCACTAATCACGCAGCAGTTTACTCGACGGGTGTTGACCAAAGGCGATTTTTACCTTCAGGAAGGACAAATTAGTCTGCAGCTTGGTTTTGTAGAACAGGGGCTATTTCAGTTTTTCTGTTTACGGGAGGGCGAAGAAATTACGACGTACACGACGGGCCCAGGCGGCTTTGTGGTATCGTTAGGGAGTTTTTTGAGACAGCAGCCCACCCGCGAAAGCATTCGCGCCCTCACAGACAGTGTACTCTGGGTTATCCCGAAGCCGGCATTCGATCAATTACGCCGGGCAATTCCTTATTTCGAAACGTTTTACATCGGTTTGCTGGAATATCAAATTAATTGTATTGACCAAAGCCGGTTCAATCTGCTCACGCTCACGGCCGAAGAGCGGTATCAGAAATTGCTCGATGAAGAGCCTCGCTTGTTGCAGGAAGTCCCGCTCCAGTATTTGGCTTCCATGCTGGGGATGACGCCCCGTCATCTGAGTCGTATTCGTGGGCAGGTCCGGTAA
- a CDS encoding sensor histidine kinase translates to MNLSPVPGLDDQLPVDPLAERSPEAIRLALSAFDASLNSIISMTAIRDADGKVVDFLMRSANPAVEESLSMTPDKIIGTRLLDTFPGNIESGLFDLYVSVINTGQPEKTTQYYNDVHGLEAWFAVSAVRQGNDTVVVTFMNVTDSKQAERLVKKQAELFQTVLDNAQAAISLHAAIRNTTNQIVDFRTVMANRQSKAMWEEFAEPIMTKTFFEVSTPVQQEEDFPKYVRVVETGEPDFAEFSIGDQWWLRITAKSGDGVVISNMNITENRSYRQQLEATNMELKRSNESLQSFAYIASHDLQEPLRKIQAFGDLLKEQYAPVLDTDGCHMIDRMQSAAERMSALIRDLLDYSRIAAQRDMFHPFSLSKLLDDILEDLWHPIQQTKARIDFGKDDDQPLPELVGDRFQLRQLFQNLLSNALKFYRTGADGLPIPPIINVCASEVRGADLPVEVRQNLSVNRSYWAICVADNGIGFDQKHADLVFQIFQRLHGRQQFEGTGIGLAVVKKVVELHDGAIQAQSEAGKGAVFTVYLPM, encoded by the coding sequence ATGAATCTGTCGCCTGTTCCTGGTCTCGATGATCAATTGCCTGTTGATCCACTAGCAGAGCGGTCGCCTGAAGCCATTCGTTTGGCCTTGTCTGCATTCGATGCGTCACTGAATAGTATTATTTCTATGACGGCGATCCGGGATGCTGACGGAAAAGTTGTAGACTTTTTAATGCGGTCGGCTAATCCGGCTGTTGAAGAGAGTCTGTCTATGACACCAGACAAAATCATTGGAACAAGATTGCTGGACACCTTTCCTGGTAATATTGAATCCGGTTTGTTTGACCTTTATGTTAGTGTGATCAACACTGGGCAACCTGAAAAAACGACACAGTATTATAACGACGTTCACGGGCTGGAGGCCTGGTTTGCCGTGTCGGCGGTGCGTCAGGGAAATGACACGGTCGTAGTGACATTCATGAACGTTACCGACAGCAAACAGGCCGAACGGCTGGTGAAAAAACAGGCTGAGCTGTTTCAGACCGTACTCGATAATGCTCAGGCCGCTATTTCACTTCATGCTGCCATTAGGAATACGACAAACCAAATTGTTGACTTTCGGACGGTTATGGCGAATCGACAGTCCAAAGCCATGTGGGAAGAGTTTGCCGAGCCGATTATGACGAAAACATTTTTTGAGGTAAGTACACCCGTTCAGCAAGAAGAAGATTTTCCGAAATATGTACGGGTCGTTGAAACGGGCGAGCCGGATTTTGCCGAATTTTCGATTGGCGATCAGTGGTGGCTGCGGATTACAGCGAAGTCTGGCGATGGTGTGGTCATTTCCAATATGAACATCACCGAAAACCGGAGTTACCGCCAGCAGCTCGAAGCGACCAATATGGAACTGAAACGGTCTAACGAAAGCCTACAATCCTTTGCTTACATAGCTTCCCACGATTTGCAGGAGCCACTACGAAAGATTCAGGCGTTTGGCGATCTTCTCAAAGAACAGTATGCACCAGTGCTGGATACCGATGGCTGCCACATGATTGACCGCATGCAGTCGGCGGCAGAACGGATGTCGGCACTTATTCGCGATTTGCTCGACTATTCCCGCATTGCGGCCCAGCGGGATATGTTTCATCCATTTTCGCTAAGCAAACTGCTCGACGATATTCTCGAAGACCTTTGGCACCCCATTCAGCAGACGAAGGCCCGCATTGACTTTGGCAAAGATGATGACCAACCGCTACCCGAACTGGTTGGCGACCGCTTTCAGTTGCGCCAGCTCTTTCAAAATCTGCTATCCAATGCCCTGAAATTTTACCGGACCGGGGCAGATGGACTTCCCATTCCACCGATCATAAACGTCTGCGCTTCTGAAGTTAGAGGAGCAGATCTTCCTGTAGAGGTGAGACAAAATTTATCCGTAAATCGCTCGTACTGGGCTATTTGCGTTGCCGACAATGGTATTGGTTTCGACCAAAAGCATGCTGATCTTGTTTTTCAGATCTTTCAACGCCTACACGGTCGGCAACAATTTGAGGGTACGGGTATCGGTTTGGCAGTCGTTAAAAAAGTGGTGGAACTGCACGATGGGGCTATTCAGGCGCAAAGTGAAGCGGGAAAGGGGGCTGTTTTCACCGTTTATCTGCCTATGTGA
- a CDS encoding glycoside hydrolase family 13 protein — MKTILLTFLLAVSTGFSLVLAQNAQIQRVNPTNWWVGMKNPSLQLLVYGPNAGTLTYTINYAGVKLVKAHTVENPNYAFLDLTIAPTAKAGTMRIVGKRGSQTLTQPFELKARDKSPKGQGVTAADFIYLIMPDRFANGDPTNDKFADMLDPQADTKNPYLRHGGDFKGVINRLDYLKDLGVTALWMTPVIDNDESLKKEGPDRNQAGYHGYHFTDHYKIDKRFGGNAGYIELASALHKRGMKLVQDAVYNHISDDHWFFKDQPMKDWVNVWPTYTGSTHKEQPLYDPHGAAGDQKTLLDGWFTPFLPDLNQRNPYVANFLIQHAIWSTEMFSLDAWRIDTYKYNDLAFMNRCNQALMNEYPKIHLFGESVVNNPVGQAFFVKNTVGFPFKSNQPGALDFVLYNAFNDALNQKYDWDSGVNRIHQVLAQDDVYADPNKLVTFLENHDSDRYLSVIGNDYDKYKIGVTWLLTTRGIPHWYYGTEILMNGTKNPSDAEVRKDFPGGFPGDKDNKFETAGRTDKENAAYLFVRKLATYRRDNPVMHTGKLMQFLPQEGTYVYFRYDGSKTVMVATNTGDKEISLDTARFAERMNGYTSARNVLTDATLTDLKLVKLPAKTALVLELMK, encoded by the coding sequence ATGAAGACAATCTTACTTACGTTCTTATTGGCAGTCTCAACGGGCTTTTCGTTGGTACTTGCCCAGAATGCGCAGATTCAGCGGGTCAACCCCACAAACTGGTGGGTCGGTATGAAAAATCCGAGTTTGCAACTGTTGGTTTATGGCCCCAATGCCGGAACCCTGACCTATACAATCAACTATGCCGGGGTGAAATTAGTGAAGGCCCACACGGTTGAAAATCCAAATTATGCCTTTCTGGATTTGACGATTGCGCCCACTGCCAAAGCAGGTACAATGCGTATTGTGGGCAAGCGCGGTAGTCAGACGCTCACACAGCCGTTTGAACTAAAAGCTCGCGACAAATCGCCAAAAGGGCAGGGCGTTACAGCCGCCGATTTTATATACCTCATCATGCCTGACCGCTTTGCTAACGGCGACCCGACAAATGACAAATTTGCCGATATGCTCGACCCACAGGCCGATACCAAAAATCCGTATCTGCGGCATGGAGGTGACTTCAAGGGTGTTATCAACCGGCTCGATTACTTGAAGGATCTTGGCGTAACGGCCCTCTGGATGACCCCGGTCATTGATAATGATGAAAGCCTGAAAAAGGAAGGCCCCGACCGTAACCAGGCGGGTTATCATGGCTACCACTTCACCGACCATTACAAAATCGACAAGCGGTTTGGCGGCAATGCGGGCTATATTGAACTGGCATCTGCCCTGCATAAGCGCGGGATGAAACTGGTGCAGGATGCAGTTTACAACCACATCAGCGACGACCACTGGTTTTTTAAGGATCAGCCCATGAAAGACTGGGTCAACGTTTGGCCAACCTATACCGGTTCGACTCATAAAGAACAGCCCCTCTATGACCCGCATGGAGCAGCAGGTGATCAGAAAACGTTGTTAGATGGCTGGTTTACCCCGTTTTTGCCGGATCTTAATCAACGCAACCCGTATGTAGCTAACTTCCTGATTCAGCACGCCATCTGGTCAACGGAAATGTTCAGCCTCGATGCGTGGCGTATCGATACGTACAAATACAATGATCTGGCGTTTATGAATCGCTGCAATCAGGCGCTCATGAACGAGTATCCGAAAATTCACCTCTTCGGCGAATCGGTGGTGAACAACCCTGTCGGGCAAGCTTTCTTTGTGAAGAATACCGTTGGCTTTCCGTTCAAAAGTAATCAGCCGGGTGCGCTGGATTTTGTGCTGTATAATGCCTTCAACGACGCATTGAATCAGAAATACGATTGGGATTCGGGAGTGAACCGGATTCATCAGGTACTGGCGCAGGATGATGTGTATGCAGACCCCAACAAGCTGGTGACATTTCTGGAAAATCACGATTCAGACCGCTACCTATCGGTAATTGGCAATGATTACGATAAGTACAAAATCGGGGTTACCTGGCTGCTGACCACACGCGGTATTCCGCATTGGTACTACGGAACCGAAATCCTGATGAACGGCACCAAAAACCCTAGCGATGCCGAAGTACGTAAGGATTTTCCCGGCGGCTTCCCCGGCGATAAAGACAATAAATTTGAAACCGCCGGACGGACTGATAAGGAAAATGCCGCTTATCTATTTGTGCGTAAACTGGCGACCTACCGGCGCGATAATCCGGTTATGCACACGGGAAAACTCATGCAGTTTCTGCCACAGGAAGGAACCTATGTATACTTTCGTTACGATGGCAGCAAAACCGTAATGGTGGCGACCAACACCGGCGATAAGGAAATTTCGCTCGATACCGCCCGCTTCGCCGAACGGATGAACGGCTACACCTCGGCCCGTAACGTACTGACCGATGCTACATTGACTGACCTTAAACTGGTGAAGTTACCGGCTAAAACAGCTCTTGTACTGGAGTTGATGAAGTAA
- a CDS encoding alpha-amylase family protein — protein sequence MHTTSVVPVMDKLIIYQIFTRLFGNQTTTNKWNGTYAENGVGKFNDINNAALQSIRQFGVSHIWYTGVIEHATQTDYSAYGIQPDDPAVVKGKAGSPYAIKDYYDVDPDLAENVPNRMAEFEALVQRTHAHGMKVLIDFIPNHVARQYKSDARPAGVTDLGQDDDMSVGFAPDNNFYYLPGQTFSPPTPQSGVSASPVGMGWVEYPAKVTGSGSITATPDGNDWYETIKLNYGVNIFDGRCHFDPIPATWHQMLDILLFWSEKGVDGFRCDMAHLIPVEFWKWAIRQTRQRYPSLIFIAEIYDPGLYRSFIFDGGFDYLYDKVGLYDAVRRLMEGHGSCYELTRVWQQESGDFGQHMLRFLENHDEHRVASRFFANNPWAAVPAMTLSATMHTGPLLIYFGQEVGVRAEGAAGFSGDDGRTTIFDYWGVTEWQNWLSDGRFDGAGLTDEQRQLRAFYQQLNYLVSGSDAIQNGYFYDLQYVNDNGQSAGYDAHQVYSYLRYTDRQKLLIVCNFSQHSTYYATINIPTQAFDAMGLNATQPLQLTDIFLVNSTIETVGQTGVPVVLPPWSVRVLEIKS from the coding sequence ATGCATACGACATCCGTTGTTCCTGTAATGGATAAATTGATTATCTATCAGATTTTTACGCGCCTGTTTGGTAATCAAACCACCACCAACAAGTGGAATGGAACCTATGCTGAAAATGGCGTCGGCAAATTCAACGATATCAACAATGCAGCCCTGCAGTCCATCCGGCAATTCGGGGTTTCGCATATTTGGTATACGGGTGTTATTGAACATGCAACCCAAACCGACTACTCAGCCTACGGTATCCAGCCCGACGATCCAGCCGTCGTAAAAGGCAAAGCCGGTTCGCCCTATGCCATCAAAGACTACTACGATGTCGACCCCGATCTAGCCGAAAACGTGCCCAATCGTATGGCCGAATTCGAAGCGCTGGTGCAGCGGACCCACGCCCACGGCATGAAGGTACTTATCGACTTCATACCAAATCACGTAGCCCGGCAGTACAAATCCGACGCCCGGCCAGCAGGGGTTACCGACCTGGGGCAGGACGATGATATGTCGGTAGGCTTCGCGCCAGACAATAATTTTTATTACCTGCCGGGTCAAACGTTCAGCCCCCCTACCCCCCAGAGTGGTGTTTCGGCTTCGCCTGTAGGCATGGGTTGGGTAGAATATCCGGCCAAAGTTACCGGCAGTGGCTCCATCACGGCCACGCCCGATGGTAATGACTGGTATGAAACGATAAAGCTGAATTACGGCGTCAACATATTCGACGGCCGTTGTCATTTCGACCCGATTCCCGCTACCTGGCATCAAATGCTCGACATTCTGTTATTCTGGTCGGAGAAGGGCGTCGATGGTTTCCGGTGCGACATGGCTCATCTGATACCTGTCGAATTTTGGAAATGGGCCATTCGTCAGACCAGGCAACGGTATCCGAGCCTGATTTTCATTGCAGAAATTTATGATCCCGGCTTATATCGGTCTTTTATTTTCGATGGTGGTTTTGACTACCTCTATGATAAAGTTGGTCTATATGATGCTGTTCGGCGGTTAATGGAAGGGCATGGCTCCTGTTATGAACTGACGCGCGTCTGGCAACAGGAATCCGGCGACTTTGGGCAGCATATGCTCCGCTTTCTGGAGAACCACGATGAGCATCGGGTTGCTTCCCGTTTTTTTGCCAATAACCCCTGGGCGGCTGTACCCGCCATGACCTTGTCGGCTACCATGCATACGGGTCCGCTTCTTATATATTTCGGACAGGAAGTTGGCGTACGGGCCGAGGGTGCCGCAGGATTCAGTGGCGACGATGGCCGAACGACCATATTCGATTACTGGGGTGTAACCGAATGGCAGAACTGGCTAAGCGACGGCCGCTTCGACGGGGCCGGCTTAACCGATGAGCAGCGGCAGTTACGGGCTTTCTATCAGCAGTTGAACTACCTCGTTAGCGGGTCAGATGCCATCCAGAACGGGTATTTTTATGATCTGCAATACGTTAACGATAATGGACAAAGTGCCGGCTATGACGCGCATCAAGTGTATAGTTACCTACGGTATACAGACCGACAGAAATTGCTCATTGTCTGTAATTTCTCTCAGCATTCGACCTATTACGCAACCATTAACATTCCCACTCAGGCATTTGATGCGATGGGCCTCAATGCAACTCAACCGCTTCAATTGACCGATATTTTTCTTGTGAACTCGACAATAGAGACTGTTGGTCAGACGGGTGTGCCTGTGGTACTGCCCCCCTGGAGTGTACGGGTGTTGGAAATTAAATCGTAG
- a CDS encoding N-acetylmuramoyl-L-alanine amidase-like domain-containing protein → MKKLFTAFFLLLVCSLVRAQDGTSSDIRSLTLLSGKTPAETAINIGKQFLGKPYIPHTLDINPTEQLVVNLREFDCTTYLESVLALTLAWQEVATRPNPVLAEQSFRNYLTRLRYRNGRIDGYASRLHYFSDWLRDNERKGLIADVSNELPGNLTVAKPVSYMTTATYKYPHLSNPDTFKQLAQTEASLSQQTFAFIPTKNIRQAEAQLHEGDIVMLLAARPGLDMKHVGLAIRQPNGRMHLLHASSDHGMVVISPYPISEYLIQHKRLSGIRVARLRPAQGGVASMTAGEGK, encoded by the coding sequence ATGAAAAAACTGTTTACTGCCTTTTTCCTGCTGTTGGTATGCTCCCTTGTACGGGCACAGGATGGTACATCCAGCGATATACGTTCGCTAACGCTGCTGAGTGGAAAAACACCCGCCGAGACAGCCATTAATATCGGCAAACAGTTTTTGGGCAAACCCTACATTCCACACACCCTCGACATAAACCCCACGGAGCAATTGGTGGTCAATCTGCGTGAGTTCGACTGCACCACCTACCTGGAAAGCGTATTGGCCCTGACCCTCGCCTGGCAGGAGGTGGCTACCCGGCCAAATCCGGTACTTGCCGAACAATCATTCCGAAACTACCTGACCCGGCTTCGTTACCGAAACGGACGTATTGATGGCTATGCCAGTCGTTTGCACTACTTCTCGGACTGGCTTCGCGATAATGAACGGAAAGGCTTGATTGCCGATGTAAGCAACGAGCTGCCGGGTAACCTGACGGTTGCGAAGCCGGTATCGTATATGACGACAGCCACCTACAAATACCCTCACCTAAGCAACCCCGATACGTTTAAACAGCTTGCCCAAACCGAAGCCTCGCTGAGCCAGCAAACATTTGCCTTTATTCCAACCAAAAACATACGGCAGGCCGAAGCGCAATTACACGAAGGCGACATTGTTATGTTGCTTGCCGCCAGACCCGGTCTGGATATGAAACATGTGGGGCTGGCCATCCGGCAGCCCAATGGCCGGATGCATCTTCTGCACGCATCATCCGATCATGGGATGGTCGTTATATCGCCCTACCCCATCAGTGAATACCTGATTCAGCACAAACGTCTTTCCGGTATTCGGGTAGCGCGACTGCGTCCGGCACAGGGTGGCGTAGCCAGTATGACTGCCGGGGAAGGCAAGTGA
- a CDS encoding S53 family peptidase → MSAFDQLVPLPGSEKTAPDATPLDTLAPNQVLTVTVRVNRKKSLTPMVSTRSVVNKVISRSAYASQYGAEPAVLKQVEAFATAYDLSLVEQSAARRSVLLRGTVAQLERAFGVSLANYRMADGTEFRGRAGAIHVPVELVGSIEGVFGLDDRPQAQPHFQVYQPDSKTKVAPLATSVSFTPPQLARLYNYPTGVTGKGQCIGIIELGGGFRKADITAYFTSLGLKAPSVVAVSVDGGHNTPGTADGADGEVMLDIEVAGGVAPGARIVVYFAPNTDQGFLDAITTAIHDTKNKPSVISISWGAAETNWTPQALTSFNEAFQAAAALGVTVCAAAGDTGSDDSVGDGKAHVDFPASSPYVLACGGTKLTVSGNVISTEVVWHESKTSATGGGISDTFDLPDYQQNSHVPPSVNDKTRIGRGVPDVAAVADPATGYAVRVDGSNLIIGGTSAVAPLMAGLLALINQKRGKAVGFIHPIIYANPKAFRDIIQGNNSTTTGNKGYSATAGWDACTGLGVADGTKLAGVLGEQTIA, encoded by the coding sequence ATGAGCGCTTTTGATCAACTCGTTCCGCTACCGGGTAGCGAAAAAACGGCCCCGGATGCCACGCCACTGGACACCCTCGCCCCGAATCAGGTATTGACCGTTACCGTTCGCGTTAACCGGAAGAAATCGCTGACGCCTATGGTTAGCACAAGGTCGGTTGTGAATAAAGTCATCAGCCGTAGTGCCTATGCCAGCCAGTATGGTGCGGAACCTGCCGTTCTGAAACAGGTTGAAGCCTTTGCCACGGCTTATGACCTGAGTCTGGTGGAGCAAAGCGCTGCCCGTCGTAGTGTGTTGTTGCGCGGCACCGTTGCACAACTGGAACGGGCATTTGGTGTTTCGCTGGCCAATTACCGCATGGCCGACGGAACTGAATTTCGGGGTCGTGCCGGTGCTATCCATGTGCCGGTTGAGTTAGTCGGCAGCATAGAAGGCGTATTTGGGCTGGATGATCGTCCGCAGGCTCAGCCTCACTTTCAGGTGTATCAGCCTGATAGTAAGACGAAAGTTGCTCCTCTGGCGACCAGTGTTTCATTTACGCCCCCTCAACTGGCCCGGCTTTATAATTACCCAACCGGCGTAACGGGCAAAGGGCAGTGTATTGGCATTATTGAGTTAGGAGGGGGCTTTCGCAAAGCCGATATAACGGCTTATTTCACCAGCCTGGGGCTAAAGGCACCCTCTGTTGTGGCGGTTTCTGTGGATGGTGGCCATAACACTCCTGGTACCGCCGACGGGGCCGATGGCGAAGTGATGCTTGACATTGAGGTGGCGGGTGGCGTTGCTCCCGGTGCCCGTATTGTTGTATACTTTGCTCCGAATACAGATCAGGGTTTTCTGGATGCCATTACTACGGCCATTCACGATACAAAAAATAAACCATCCGTAATTTCTATCAGCTGGGGCGCTGCCGAAACGAACTGGACACCGCAAGCCCTTACATCCTTCAACGAGGCATTCCAGGCGGCAGCCGCTTTGGGTGTTACGGTTTGTGCCGCTGCGGGCGATACGGGTTCTGACGATAGCGTAGGAGATGGAAAAGCCCATGTTGATTTTCCCGCTTCGAGTCCCTATGTACTGGCTTGCGGTGGTACTAAATTGACAGTCTCGGGAAACGTAATTTCGACGGAGGTTGTCTGGCACGAAAGTAAAACCAGTGCCACCGGGGGCGGTATCAGCGATACATTCGACCTGCCCGATTACCAACAGAATAGCCACGTCCCACCGTCGGTGAATGACAAAACGCGAATTGGTCGGGGCGTTCCCGATGTGGCTGCCGTAGCTGATCCGGCCACGGGCTACGCCGTTCGGGTCGATGGCAGTAATCTTATTATTGGGGGAACCAGTGCCGTGGCACCCCTAATGGCTGGGTTGCTTGCGCTGATTAATCAGAAACGCGGCAAAGCGGTTGGCTTTATTCACCCCATCATCTACGCCAACCCGAAAGCGTTTCGGGATATAATACAGGGGAATAACAGCACAACGACGGGGAATAAAGGCTATTCGGCCACAGCGGGTTGGGATGCCTGCACCGGACTCGGCGTTGCCGATGGGACGAAATTAGCTGGCGTGTTAGGCGAACAAACGATAGCCTGA
- a CDS encoding EamA family transporter — translation MWWIYALLSALFAALTAILAKIGIKGVNTDLATAIRTVVILFVAWGIVFARGGIESLPTLTRQNWIFLILSGVATGLSWIFYFKALQLGKVSQVAPVDKLSVAIAILFSVLFLGEVLTWKVALGAILIIGGTLVLIL, via the coding sequence ATGTGGTGGATTTATGCCTTACTGTCTGCATTGTTTGCGGCCCTGACAGCCATACTGGCAAAAATTGGTATTAAAGGCGTCAATACCGATCTGGCAACGGCCATTCGCACGGTTGTTATTCTGTTTGTTGCCTGGGGCATCGTATTCGCGCGGGGTGGCATCGAATCGCTCCCAACGCTGACAAGGCAGAACTGGATTTTCCTGATTTTATCGGGAGTGGCTACAGGTTTGTCATGGATTTTTTACTTCAAAGCTCTGCAACTTGGCAAGGTATCGCAGGTGGCCCCGGTCGATAAACTCAGCGTGGCTATTGCCATTCTGTTTTCCGTTCTTTTTCTGGGCGAAGTGCTTACGTGGAAAGTCGCTCTCGGAGCCATCCTGATTATAGGAGGAACACTTGTATTGATTCTGTAA